CCCTTGGGACAAGGAGTGTGTTGTAGCTCATACATGTATTTAGCACCTGCTTTACCACCACCTGTGTTCTGTTACCAGATAGCTGGTTGGACTCGGTGTCTAGGTCCTGCCGTTGGGTATTGTCCCGCATTTACAAGTGTCCTACGATACCCTAACAATAGTCCGTGGTGTAGCTCATCTAACGATCTGGTCACCTCTTTGTTCCTGGACGTGTAATTGTTTCCTCTGTTGTGTCGATGGGCTGAGTCATTGTGTCAAGGCCATGGGGACGGGGAGGGCTGGATCACATGTCAACCACACTACATCTCATGTTTTCTATTCCACCTCTTCTACAGCCCTCCATCTTCACCTCCCTCTCGTGTTGTCGCTACGTTCACATGGAAGCTTCCCTGTTTCCCACATCTGATAAGATTGGACTTCAttttcccttccctcccttctccatTCTTCTTCCTACTGCTTTGCACTTTATTTTTAGTCCCTTTGTGTGGTTTTCTCTCCTGGTCTAAAATAACACTGATGAAACAGACAACACTGATGAAACAGACAACACTGATGAAACAGACAATGTCGTTTGAAACGGCTGCCTCTGTGTAGACCTACCTCTGTGTAGACCTACCTCTGTGTAGACCTACCTCTGTGTAGACCTGCCTCTGTGTAGACCTACCTCTGTGTAGACCTGCCTCTGTGTAGACCTGCCTCTGTGTAGACCTACCTCTGTGTAGACCTACCTCTGTGTAGACCTACCTCTGTGTAGACCTACCTCTGTGTAGACCTACCTCTGTGTAgacctacctctctctgtgtagacctacctctctctgtgaagacctacctctctctgtgaagacctacctctctctgtgtagacCTACCTGACCTGCCTTTCTCTGTGTAGACCTGCCTCTCTATGGGGACCTGCCTCTCTGTGTAGACCTACCTCCTCTATGTAGACCTACCTCTGTGTAGACCTGCTTCTCTGTGTAGACCTGCCTCTGTGTagacctacctactctctgtgtAGACCTGCTACTCTCTGTGTAGACCTACCTCTGTAGACCTACCTCTCTTTGTGTAGACCTACTTCTCTTTGTGTagacctacctgcctgcctagaCCTCTGTAGACCTACCCTCTGTGTAGACCTACCTCTCTGTGTAGACCTAACCTCTCTCTGTGTAGACCTACTCTCATTGTGTAGACCTACCTCTCATTTGTGTATAGAcccacctctctctgtgtagacctgCCTACCTCTGTGTAGACCTACCTCTCTCTGTAGACCTACCCCCTGTGTAGACCTAGACCTGCCTACCTCTCTGTGACCTAGACCTTTGTGTAGacctacctacccctctacctaCCTCTGTGTAGAGACCTACCTACCCCTAGACCTACCTCTCTGTGTAGACCTATCAATCACCTAGACCTCTTTCTCTGTGAAGACCTAGACCTACTGTGTAGACCTGGTAgacctacctctctctgtgtagacctacctctctctgtgtagacCTACCTCTCTCTGTGAAGACCTACCTCTCTCTGTGAAGACCTACCTCTCTCTGTGAAGACCTACACAGGTAGACCTACCTCTCTCTGTGAAGACCTACCTCTCTCTGTGAAGACCTACACAGGTAGACCTACCTCTGTGTAGACCTAGCTACCTCTGTGTAGacctatcaatcaatcaaatgtatttataaagaccTACCTTTCTCTGTGTAGACCTCTCTCTATGTAGACCTTTTTCTTTGTAGACCTGCCACTGTGTAGACCTGCCTTTGTATTTGCAGATAGTAAAGTCTGGTGCACAGTACAGGGCCAAGCCGAGATGTACTGGTctggcctggttacacatccaccatagtTGTTGGAACAGTGTTGGAGAGGACAATGTGTTAAGAACGGTGTCTAAGCCACAGCGCAGTGCGATTCGGGTCGGCCCTATAGTGGGAATCAGGCGTACAAAATAATTGTCCAGATCAATATTATACTTTTAAAGGATCAGAGCAAAGTCCCCAGTGGTTTGTCAGAGCCACTAAACTATAATCCACAAAGCAAAGCTTTACCCTCACACACCATGTCATCAGTACCAGAAATGACAGACATGTTATAAGATTCCATAAGGAGTGGAGAATGATGTCATTAGGGCATCCATTGAGGGCAGTGGGCCCTGATTGGGGAACAGGActgattttaatttttttatttgacctttatttaactaggcaagtcagttaagaacaaattcttattttcaatgagggcctaggaacagtgggttaactgcctgttcaggggcagaacgacagatttgtaccttgtcagctagggggtttgaacttgcaaccttccggttactagtccaacgctctaaccactaggctacagcCCCGAGCCTAACAATGCAATGTGTAAGGACAGATTTGATAGTACTAATCTGACTCTTTTTCTCAACTGCATAAGGTTTACAGAGCTCAAAAATGGAGGATCTGTACAGCGAAGGATCTGTAAGGTGTTGTCAAACCTAGGGTGTAGTCATCTCATACACACCCTTTTGAAATTAGTTTTCTGGATAGACCTATGTAGTGCCGTCCAAAATATTTTGGCTAGTAGTTTTGGAAAATGTAGCAAAGTTGAATTGGACTGTAGGCCTATTAGTGGTGTATTCGAAAGCATGGGAAAAGATAGTGTTTCTCCCCTCATTCACCTATCATGTTGTTTAATTCGCCTCTCTACAATCGGTTTCCACTGGCGTTGATACATTCTTCAAAAAATGCTAGCCAGAAGATTCCCAGGTATTGATTTACAACCAGCAAACTATTTTAAATGACTAATAATCTAAAATGGACGAGAAAAGTGATCTAATTTAAAGATGACATAGGCCTGTGAATTAACATGCAGTTGTCAcccaaagacacagcggttggaaccaataaaaagttataaaaaaacaaatattGTATAAAAAATTGTTTTGGGAACTTTGGTTCAGTAATACAACTTAATAAGATCAGCACACAACTCTTCAACCTTGAATAATAAAGAACACATTCCCCCTTTTTTTAACCAGAATAATATAATTGAAATACAGACAAGCACACTAGTctgaacaaaaaaaacacacaatcaaCTGACTAAAGCACAAGCACACAAACCTTGAAGACCAGAGCAGGATAGCAGGTCTCTTTTGGCTGGCATGGggactcatagcctggttcctctctgtgtaggtttcttcctaggttttggcctttctcgggagtttttccctagccactgtgcttctacacctgcattgcttgctgtttggggttttaggctgggtttctgtacaacactttgagatatcagctgatgtacgaagggctatataaatacatttgatttgatatgtttttttgatgatgatgatgatgatgatgatgtggaacCACTATGGTTATATCGAAGTCGAGCAGGATGCGGGAGGACAATAATAGACGACACACAGGCCatgctaaacagactggtactgtacccaGGACCCAGTTTTTCAATAGTTATCTATGCGGATTTGGCCCATCGGATaggattaaatgcatagaaatagaaCGCGAGCCCACATTCAAGTCAACGATTTGTCTGTTCTATTCATTCTGTTTCTATGCATTAAAAAAAAACTGGGCCCAGGATATAGAATAGCCTACTCTCCCCAAAACCCTATAATATGGACCTTTTATCCATGACTTAATAAACCTTTGGCACTTATCGAGGAAATGACATAGAAATGAATAACAAGAAGATAATTCCTTTATTATAAAAAACTGTAATAAATAAGAATAAGTTAATTAAATCTTTCTAAATATTGTACACACTGTACTTCAGTATTATTTGTACATGTTAAGTCCATTGTCAGTATCTAAAACCATCCATAGAGTCAGTATGATTTTGACGTCATCAGTTAGTGGTGGGATATAATCATCCTGATTTTGACGTCATCCGTTAGTGTTGGGATATAATCATCCGTTAGTGGTGGGATATAATCTGATTTTGATTTTGATATAATCATCCTGATTTTCATCAGTTAGTGGTGGGATATAATCATCCTGATTTTGACGTCATCAGTTAGTGGTGGGATATAATTTTCATCCTGATATAATTTGACATCATCAGTTAGTGGTGGGATATAATCATCCTGATTTTGACGTCATCAGTTAGTGGTGGGATATAATCATCCTGATTTTGACGTCATCAGTTAGTGGTGGGATATAATCATCCTGATTTTGACGTCATCAGTTAGTGGTGGGATATAATCATCCTGATTTTGACGTCATCAGTTAGTGGTGGGATATAATCATCCTGATTTTGACGTCATCAGTTAGTGGTGGGATATAATCATCCTGATTTTGACGTCATCAGTTAGTGGTGGGATATAATCATCCTGATTTTGATTTTGGCGTCATCAGTTATTTTGACGTGGTGGGGATATAATCATCCTGATTTTGACGATTTTGACGTCATCAGTTAGTGGTGGGATATAATCGTTCTGATTTTGACGTCATCAGTTAGTGGTGGGATATAATCATCCTGATTTTGACGTCATCAGTTAGTGGTGGGATATAATCATCCTGATTTTGACGTCATCAGTTAGTGGTGGGATATAATCATCCTGATTTTGACGTCATCCGTTAGTGGTGGGATATAATCATCCTGATTTTAACGTCATCAGTTAGTGGTGGGATATAATCATCCTGATTTTGACGTCATCAGTTAGTGGTGGGATATAATCATCCTGATTTTGATGTCATCCGTTAGTGGTGGGATATAATCATCCTGATTTTGACGTCATCCGTTAGTGGTGGGATATAATTATCAATGGAGAGGTATGGCATGCCTCTTAAATCATCCTATCAACAACACAAAGCATTGGTAGGCCCTTTCATTTCATGTACCTTTAATGGATCCAGGATGGCCTCTACAATATGTATCTTGGTTTTGATCCAAGCCATGTTCTTTCACTACTATTGACTCTCTTCTTAGTGACACAAGAGGCTGGAGGTCAGACACAGCCACACCTTCGGGCAGAATGCTTCTTCATTGTATGGTACATCAAGTGGTCATCCAGGAAGGACAGGTCATCGTCAAAGGCGACCGGTCGACAGCAAGCATGAGGTGGCGTTTCCGGCAGGAGCCTCTTGTTTTGGGTGAGGTTGTTGAGGATTTTATCGTAGTTCGTTTCCGAGTTCCTGCAAGGTCCGCTGCAGTACCGGAAGATCATTTCCTCGCTGGTTTGATAACCTAAGCCCAGGTCAGTCACATTCAGGTGGATCTGTTTGAGCAGACAGCCTTGTCCTCTGCCCCCTTTCCCTCGCCCTCTCCCTCGTCCGCTCCCAGACCTCTCCCTCTGGTCCTTTCCTCTGGTTGctcccttccctcctttccttctctctcgttTCATTCGTATCCTTGAGCCCGTGCCCAGGTGTAGCGAGCTTTTCAGTCTACTGATGGTGACTTTGATGAAATCCACCACATCCTCAAACTGCTCTGGCTGAAGCTCAACCATGTtatctgtcagagagagaaatgagaaaatTAGTGTCTGCGGTGTATATACTATGCACATCCTGAAAAGACTGGGTACATACCTCATCCGCAGCAGTATAAAACTTCTCACAGAAATTGTATATCATTTATGCACACAAAGTGAGAAGGGGGAATTCCCATGAAACTACAATATTTTGTGTACCAATAGGCTACAAGATATGTTCTTTGAGATTGTCCTACAGATGTGGTCAAATATTGTGGCAATGGAGCAGATTGTTCTGTTTTCTCTTTTCAAAACTGTTTGAATGGCTATTTAGAATAATTAGCGAACTGTGCAAGGGCGTCAATATATTTGAGTGCATCTTTACATCTGCCAGAGAGTCGTGTGATTTTAGAGTTATTGACTGGTCCTGTCATCTGAATGTTGGTCAGATGATAAGATACGTGCACCTAGCTGAtgcctagctctggtccagggtgttagtgcGGGAACTCAGGACCTTCAATTGGTATTTGTATTTATGTCATTGGGAGTGATCTATTCTAATATTCGTGCGTCTGAAACAAATAACACTATTAAATGTGTAGTGCAAAACCAGTCTGACCAAGAGTGATGTGGCCTACTTACGTAGCAAGATTTAATTCCAGAAATGAGAATGTCTGAACTTACATTGTGTTTCTACAGATCGCTCTTCCCTGTCGGCTGTTTCTGGACTTTTGGTTGAAAATATACTGAGCTGCATTGGCGGGAAGTCATGGAGACTCTCTGAAGCGCGTGTTCTTTTTGTGGACGGTCGGTTCCGGAGAGGGCTCGTATGTACGCTGCTCAGCAGCACGAAACAGGTGGTAAAGGTGTCCCATAACTTCATTGTAGAACTTAGTCCAATTGTGGAACCTGCCCTGGGTCAAATAAATTCCCGTTGGAACATAAATACCGAGTAAACATTTTCCCTTGGCGATAAACCTATGGGGGTGATGGTTATCCTCAATTTATATCAGGTCCATGCCAACTTTTTTAAGATGCTGAATAAAAGTTAATATGTTTTAGAGTTCAATATATAAAACCCATTGAAAGATTTAACAATTATGATCATGTAGAATTTCAATCCAATTTCACGATGACAACCTGTCCATGCGCTGCGAAGAGACCGTTTTTTCCCTCAATTCCAGATGTCAGtcactctactactctacacttCTACAAATTGTCCAATAATAACTGCTtggcataaaaaaataaaacatcaaaACTGATTAATAACCAAATGTGCCATGCAACAGTAAAACCGGACGTGCCATGATTGTTCGAGAACTAAGAATGGAATCAACTGGTAGCCTATGCGATGTCCAATGTGAATTatgtccaaagaagaagaaaatgaTTCATCTAGACCATAGTTGTTGTTTAGTACAATTCCATTTCGTTTAAGGCTTTCTCAGGGTAGGTAAACCAGTTAGTGTGAAGTAAACTAGCTTCGAGATTATTGTTGGTGGTCCTCATTGTTCAGAAATCCGCGCAGCTCCTACTGGTCTTGGTGTCGAGGGAGTCAGCGGGTGGAGCAGATTTATACAGTGGGGTTGGGGAGTGCTGACGTCTCGCAATCCGCCCTCTCTAGTGTGCTGCTCTCGGTCACTATCCAACACGAGAAATGGCCCAACATACTTTATTGAAGTAGATTGCAGTGGTTGTCTTCAAGAGAAATACTGAAAACCGTAGGCAACTGTATTTATGAAtccactctcaaatgttgttaaTATGATGTGGTTGCACACATCGGATTAAAGAAGAGACTCATTACTCCAGTTAGTTAAAGATGCATATTACACATTTCCTGGAGATACTATGA
This sequence is a window from Oncorhynchus keta strain PuntledgeMale-10-30-2019 chromosome 14, Oket_V2, whole genome shotgun sequence. Protein-coding genes within it:
- the gdnfb gene encoding glial cell line-derived neurotrophic factor, whose protein sequence is MKLWDTFTTCFVLLSSVHTSPLRNRPSTKRTRASESLHDFPPMQLSIFSTKSPETADREERSVETQYNMVELQPEQFEDVVDFIKVTISRLKSSLHLGTGSRIRMKRERRKGGKGATRGKDQRERSGSGRGRGRGKGGRGQGCLLKQIHLNVTDLGLGYQTSEEMIFRYCSGPCRNSETNYDKILNNLTQNKRLLPETPPHACCRPVAFDDDLSFLDDHLMYHTMKKHSARRCGCV